The stretch of DNA CAGCAGCAGTTTTAGAATGCTACTAACTCTGGACGGCGTTATTTGTGGGAAGTGGCCAAGATCGCAGGGTCAGGAAGAGGAGTCGGGGTGCGTTTGAAGTGACTCTATGTTACAGGTGAGCAACGATGCAGAGGTGCCAATACACTTATGAGGGACCTTTCAGGGTTTGTCCAGCAAGGGGTGTTTGGCCTGGTCAAGGCCGGTTTGCTGGGGTTATGCCAAGGGGGGTGGTTGGGGGTCGGTCAATGTCACAAGTCGATAAACAAAAGATAGCAGGTCGCTGATGATGGTGCGTCTACTCTCGTGCCTGTCTTCAGTCTTCCCCCGACGCCAGATTGTGACCTTCCTACAACATCAGGAGTGCGATGTGACCCAGCCGAAGCCTTCGGCACCTGCGCGGACCTCTCCGGCGGGTGCCCCTCCCGCAGGTGCCGAGGATCGTGGACGATCTGCGGATATGTCAGGCACCGCAAGCCATTCGATGGCTGAAGAAGGTGCTGGATCGACGGTGAGGCCGGCCGCTCGACGCCTGTCGCTGCGGCGGCTCGGTGGGTCGCTGCGGCGAGGATCGTCGTCGGGTGCCAGCTGGTCGTCTGTGGGAACCACAGCCGTCGCCAAGGTCCTGGTCATGGGTGTCTCGGGCGTCTTCGGCCTGGTCAATACCAGTCTCATCATCAGGCACTTCGGTGCCGACGCCTTCGCTCAGTACGGCCTGCTGGCCACCTTCCCCACCCTCATGCCCTTCACGGACCTGGGGATCGGCGCGGTCATCCTCAACACGGTGGCGGGCTCGACCGACCCGGCCCACGACTCGACCGTGCGGCGCACGATCACCACCGCCATCCGGGTGCTGCTCGGGTCCGCCCTGGTCGTCAGCACGGTCGGCATCGTCCTCATGCTCCTGGGGGCCTGGCCCTGGCTGCTGGGGGGCAAGCTCATGGAAGGCGGTGGGCTGACCGCCACCGTCTGTCTCATCATCTACGCCGCGGCCCTGCCGATGTCCGTGGGGCAGCGCGTCATCATCGGCCTGGGGCGCTCGGCCACGCAGGTCATCAGCCAGGGCGTCGTCTCCCCGGCCATGTCCTGCTTCCTGCTGCTGGCCATCGTCACCGGCCTGGGGCGCGGCAACGCCGTGTCCATCTACTCCTACATCGCCAACGCGCTGGTCTCGGTCATCTGCATCATCGTCGCCTGGCGCGCCACCAGGCCCCTGTTCGCGGGGGCCCTCAGGGACGTGCCGCGTGTCCGTAGCGTGCGGGGCGTGCGCATCGTCAACACCGCGGGCCCCCAGCTGCTTCAGTCCCTGGCCATCCCGATCGCCTTCCAGACCGACCGGCTCCTCCTGTCCCACCTGGGCCAGTCGCAGGCCCTGGCCGAGTACA from Actinomyces sp. Marseille-P3109 encodes:
- a CDS encoding oligosaccharide flippase family protein, translated to MGVSGVFGLVNTSLIIRHFGADAFAQYGLLATFPTLMPFTDLGIGAVILNTVAGSTDPAHDSTVRRTITTAIRVLLGSALVVSTVGIVLMLLGAWPWLLGGKLMEGGGLTATVCLIIYAAALPMSVGQRVIIGLGRSATQVISQGVVSPAMSCFLLLAIVTGLGRGNAVSIYSYIANALVSVICIIVAWRATRPLFAGALRDVPRVRSVRGVRIVNTAGPQLLQSLAIPIAFQTDRLLLSHLGQSQALAEYNLANNLFNMLTQTVMAAGVAMWPMFARARADKRIENPFKPAMLFSGGGFVLALALVAVTPWAARVMSHGKIVLPAALVWAFAVYVAVEAGKQPLGMYMTDPRGLQFQVVPVLVLVPMNLAISWVLIGPFDAAGPILGSVISVILCQIMPYAWWVRRDVARRRRELAEQQARETGGDAVPPGR